The Pseudomonas sp. G2-4 genome window below encodes:
- a CDS encoding ABC transporter substrate-binding protein codes for MKSNKTLLTTLFSIGLLASAGATQAAGWCESGKPVKFAGLNWESGMLLTDVMQVVLEKGYGCKTDSLPGNSITMENALSSNDIQVFAEEWVGRSEVWNKAEKAGKVVGVGAPVVGAIEGWYVPRYVIEGDAKRKLEAKAPGLKNIADLGQYAAVFKDQEEPSKGRFYNCPAGWTCELDNSEMLKSYGLEKTYTNFRPGTGPALDAAVLSSYKRGEPILFYYWSPTPLMGQVDLVKLEEKPGVDKSVSIKVGLSKTFHDEAPELVAVLEKVNLPIDILNQNLGRMAKERIESPKLAKIFLKEHPEVWHAWVSEDAAKKIDAAL; via the coding sequence ATGAAATCGAACAAGACCCTGCTGACCACGTTGTTTTCCATCGGCCTGCTGGCCAGCGCCGGCGCCACGCAAGCGGCGGGTTGGTGCGAGTCGGGCAAACCGGTGAAGTTCGCCGGCCTGAACTGGGAAAGCGGCATGCTGCTGACCGATGTCATGCAAGTGGTGCTGGAAAAAGGCTACGGCTGCAAGACCGACAGCCTGCCAGGCAACTCCATCACCATGGAGAACGCCCTGAGCAGCAACGACATCCAGGTGTTTGCCGAAGAGTGGGTCGGCCGCAGTGAAGTCTGGAACAAGGCCGAGAAGGCCGGCAAAGTGGTCGGCGTCGGCGCCCCGGTCGTGGGTGCCATCGAAGGCTGGTACGTGCCGCGCTACGTGATTGAAGGCGACGCCAAACGCAAGCTCGAAGCCAAGGCGCCGGGCCTGAAGAACATCGCCGACCTGGGCCAGTACGCCGCCGTGTTCAAGGATCAGGAAGAACCGTCCAAGGGCCGTTTCTACAACTGCCCGGCCGGCTGGACCTGCGAGCTGGACAACAGCGAAATGCTGAAAAGCTATGGCCTGGAAAAAACCTACACCAACTTCCGTCCAGGCACCGGCCCGGCACTGGATGCGGCGGTGCTGTCGAGCTACAAGCGTGGCGAGCCGATCCTGTTCTACTACTGGTCGCCTACGCCGCTGATGGGCCAAGTGGACCTGGTGAAACTGGAAGAAAAACCCGGCGTGGATAAAAGCGTGAGCATCAAGGTCGGCCTGTCCAAGACCTTCCACGACGAAGCCCCGGAACTGGTGGCAGTACTGGAAAAGGTCAACCTGCCCATCGATATCCTGAACCAGAACCTCGGGCGCATGGCCAAGGAGCGGATCGAGTCGCCGAAACTGGCGAAGATCTTCCTGAAGGAACATCCTGAAGTCTGGCACGCCTGGGTCAGTGAAGACGCAGCCAAGAAAATCGACGCGGCTCTGTAG
- a CDS encoding proline/glycine betaine ABC transporter permease: MFPESFTFSIADWVNSWVDSLVTNYGDVFRHISDTLLWAIVNLEGLLRMAPWWLMLAIVGGIAWHATRKVVATAVIVGLLFLVGAVGLWDKLMQTLALMLVATLISVLIGIPLGILSARSNRLRSVLMPLLDIMQTMPSFVYLIPVLMLFGLGKVPAIFATVIYAAPPLIRLTDLGIRQVDGEVMEAINAFGANRWQQLFGVQLPLALPSIMAGINQTTMMALSMVVIASMIGARGLGEDVLVGIQTLNVGRGLEAGLAIVILAVVIDRITQAYGRPRHEVNK; the protein is encoded by the coding sequence ATGTTTCCCGAAAGCTTTACCTTCTCCATCGCCGACTGGGTCAACAGTTGGGTCGACTCCCTGGTGACCAACTATGGCGATGTGTTCCGGCACATCTCCGACACCTTGCTGTGGGCCATCGTCAACCTCGAAGGCCTGCTGCGCATGGCGCCCTGGTGGCTGATGCTGGCCATCGTCGGCGGCATTGCCTGGCACGCCACCCGTAAGGTCGTGGCCACGGCAGTGATCGTCGGCCTGTTGTTTCTGGTGGGCGCGGTGGGCCTGTGGGACAAACTGATGCAGACCCTCGCCCTGATGCTGGTGGCGACGCTGATCTCGGTGTTGATCGGCATTCCCCTGGGCATTCTCTCGGCGCGCAGCAATCGCCTGCGGTCGGTGCTGATGCCGTTGTTGGACATCATGCAGACCATGCCGAGCTTCGTGTACCTGATTCCGGTGTTGATGCTGTTCGGCCTGGGCAAGGTCCCGGCGATTTTCGCCACGGTGATCTACGCCGCGCCACCGTTGATTCGCCTGACTGACCTGGGGATTCGCCAGGTGGACGGCGAAGTGATGGAAGCCATCAACGCCTTCGGCGCCAACCGCTGGCAACAGCTGTTCGGCGTGCAACTGCCCCTGGCCTTGCCGAGCATCATGGCCGGGATCAACCAGACCACCATGATGGCCCTGTCAATGGTGGTCATTGCTTCGATGATCGGCGCCCGTGGCTTGGGTGAAGACGTGCTGGTGGGCATCCAGACCCTCAACGTCGGGCGTGGCCTGGAGGCCGGACTGGCCATCGTGATTCTCGCCGTGGTCATCGACCGCATTACCCAGGCCTATGGTCGTCCTCGGCATGAGGTGAACAAATGA
- a CDS encoding glycine betaine/L-proline ABC transporter ATP-binding protein, with the protein MNNAAISKIEVKNVFKIFGNRSKEALALIHQNKTKDQVLAETGCVVGVNDLSLSIGTGEIFVIMGLSGSGKSTLVRHFNRLIDPTSGAILVDGEDILKLDMDALREFRRHKISMVFQSFGLLPHKSVLDNVAYGLKVRGESKQVCAERALHWINTVGLKGYENKYPHQLSGGMRQRVGLARALAADTDIILMDEAFSALDPLIRAEMQDQLLELQKTLHKTIVFITHDLDEAVRIGNRIAILKDGKLIQVGTPREILHSPADEYVDRFVQRRAAVV; encoded by the coding sequence ATGAACAACGCAGCCATCAGCAAGATCGAAGTCAAAAACGTGTTCAAGATTTTCGGCAATCGCTCCAAGGAAGCCCTGGCGCTGATTCACCAGAACAAGACCAAGGACCAGGTGCTGGCCGAAACCGGTTGTGTGGTTGGTGTGAACGATCTGTCGTTGAGCATCGGCACTGGCGAGATCTTCGTGATCATGGGCCTGTCCGGTTCCGGCAAATCCACGCTGGTGCGGCACTTCAACCGGCTGATCGACCCTACCAGCGGCGCGATCCTGGTGGACGGCGAAGACATCCTGAAACTGGACATGGACGCCCTGCGCGAATTTCGCCGGCACAAGATCAGCATGGTGTTCCAGAGCTTCGGCCTGCTGCCCCACAAGAGCGTGCTGGACAACGTCGCCTACGGCTTGAAAGTGCGCGGCGAGAGCAAACAGGTCTGTGCCGAGCGGGCGTTACACTGGATCAACACCGTGGGCCTGAAGGGCTACGAGAACAAATACCCGCACCAGCTCTCCGGCGGCATGCGCCAGCGCGTGGGCCTGGCGCGGGCCTTGGCGGCGGACACCGATATCATCCTGATGGATGAAGCCTTCAGCGCCCTCGACCCGCTGATTCGCGCGGAAATGCAGGACCAGTTGCTGGAGCTGCAAAAGACCCTGCACAAGACCATCGTGTTCATCACCCACGACCTCGACGAGGCCGTGCGCATCGGCAACCGCATCGCGATTCTCAAGGATGGCAAGCTGATCCAGGTCGGCACGCCCCGGGAGATCCTGCACTCACCGGCGGATGAATATGTTGATCGGTTTGTGCAGCGCAGGGCAGCGGTGGTTTGA
- the hutH gene encoding histidine ammonia-lyase has translation MSQAEKIVIADTPLRWQDVVAVARFGAELALSAQAWARIDNAQAIVQRIVESGERAYGVNTGLGALCNVSLKDEQLSQLSRNTLLSHACGVGAPLTDEQTRAILCAAILNYSQGKSGIHRRVVEALLALLNRGITPQVPSQGSVGYLTHMAHISIALLGVGQVSYRGQILSAQQALAAEGLQPVQLGAKDGLCLVNGTPCMTGLSCLALADATRLVQWADVIGAMTFEAQRGQIAAFDAEIIALKPHPGMQQVGVNLRTLLDGSEVIASSLGIRTQDALSIRSIPQVHGAARDQLAHARQQIETELNAATDNPLLLGTPENFRVVSQANPHGQSVALAADLLAIAMAEIGSIAERRLDRLINPHVSGLPAFLVANPGVNSGMMIVQYVAASLCAENRQLAQPAVLDNFVTSGLQEDHLSMGTNAALKLHRALENCTQILAIEYLLAAQAFEFLKAQGFGAGTDVAWKLLRERVPAYDQDRWLAPDIASAAALLKDPFVLQNALPNLN, from the coding sequence ATGTCCCAGGCTGAAAAAATCGTAATCGCCGACACCCCGTTGCGTTGGCAGGATGTAGTCGCCGTCGCCCGCTTCGGTGCCGAGCTGGCGCTGTCGGCCCAGGCCTGGGCGCGAATCGACAATGCCCAGGCCATCGTCCAGCGCATCGTTGAAAGCGGCGAGCGCGCCTATGGCGTCAACACCGGCCTGGGGGCCTTGTGCAATGTCTCGCTCAAGGACGAACAACTCAGCCAACTGTCACGCAACACCTTGCTCAGCCATGCCTGTGGCGTCGGCGCGCCGCTGACTGATGAACAGACCCGGGCGATTCTCTGTGCCGCCATCCTCAACTACAGCCAGGGCAAATCCGGCATCCATCGTCGGGTGGTCGAGGCGTTGCTGGCGCTGCTCAACCGAGGCATCACACCGCAAGTGCCGTCCCAGGGCTCGGTGGGTTACCTGACCCACATGGCCCACATCAGCATCGCGCTGCTGGGCGTCGGGCAGGTCAGCTATCGCGGGCAAATCCTGTCGGCGCAACAGGCCTTGGCTGCCGAAGGCTTGCAACCGGTGCAGTTGGGCGCCAAGGACGGTTTGTGCCTGGTCAATGGCACCCCGTGCATGACCGGCCTCAGCTGCCTGGCCCTGGCCGATGCGACGCGCCTGGTGCAATGGGCTGACGTGATCGGTGCGATGACCTTCGAGGCCCAGCGTGGTCAGATCGCGGCGTTCGATGCCGAGATCATCGCCCTCAAGCCGCACCCGGGCATGCAACAGGTCGGGGTCAACTTGCGGACCTTGCTCGACGGCAGCGAGGTCATCGCCTCGAGCCTGGGCATTCGTACCCAGGACGCCTTGAGCATCCGCTCGATTCCCCAAGTGCACGGCGCCGCTCGCGACCAGTTGGCGCACGCACGGCAACAGATCGAAACCGAACTCAACGCCGCCACCGATAACCCGCTGTTGCTGGGCACGCCAGAAAATTTCCGAGTGGTGTCCCAAGCCAATCCCCACGGCCAGTCAGTGGCGCTGGCGGCGGATCTGCTGGCGATTGCCATGGCCGAGATCGGCTCCATTGCCGAGCGCCGCCTCGATCGCCTGATCAACCCTCACGTCAGCGGTCTGCCAGCGTTCCTGGTGGCCAATCCCGGCGTGAACTCGGGGATGATGATCGTGCAATACGTGGCGGCCTCGTTGTGTGCGGAAAATCGCCAATTGGCGCAACCGGCGGTGCTCGACAACTTCGTCACCTCAGGGCTGCAAGAAGATCATTTGAGCATGGGCACCAACGCGGCTCTGAAGCTGCACAGGGCGCTGGAAAACTGCACGCAGATCCTCGCCATCGAATACCTGCTGGCGGCCCAGGCTTTTGAATTTCTCAAGGCCCAAGGCTTCGGTGCCGGTACCGACGTCGC